In a genomic window of Aggregatimonas sangjinii:
- a CDS encoding glycerol-3-phosphate dehydrogenase/oxidase: protein MKNIKFSNLDREKTIARLAKDEYDLVVIGGGITGGGIALDAASRGLKVALVEKNDFASGTSSKSTKLIHGGLRYLKQFDFWLVKEVGSERAIVHKLAPHLVLPEKMLLPLIENGSYGKWLTSIGLKVYDILAQVTGDDKRQMLEKKEALKLEPLLPKKILKGAGYYAEYRTDDARLTIENIKTSLQFGAVALNYGKVEDFEYTNNVISGVKVKDVISGNDFTIKTKYVISAAGPWVDELRSTNNSKKGKRLHLTKGVHLVFPFEKLPLKHSTYFDVPDGRMMFAIPRGKVTYVGTSDTNYNNDKDEVRTDLTDAVYIISAVNNMFPDIELELDDIVSSWAGLRPLIHEEGKSASELSRKDEIFTSDTGLISIAGGKLTGYRKMAERVVNRIVKKMEENSTEIKECHTEEIPLCGNVDFKKFKHVTKYIDSLYERIKSDGFAHYDAWFLVTNYGKQTESILDIYENLDDTDKYIRMAKAELRFGIDYEMVQNPMDFFIRRTGRLYFDIDSVRSLMGPILAEFKTIYGVDDAQLLLWKEELETILDEHSNFSLERV, encoded by the coding sequence ATGAAAAATATTAAATTCTCAAACTTAGATCGAGAAAAAACCATAGCCCGACTAGCAAAAGACGAATACGACTTGGTCGTAATCGGTGGCGGAATCACCGGTGGCGGAATCGCCTTGGATGCAGCTTCCCGCGGACTGAAAGTAGCCTTGGTCGAAAAGAACGACTTTGCCTCGGGAACGAGCAGTAAATCGACCAAACTCATTCATGGCGGACTCCGATACTTGAAGCAATTCGATTTTTGGTTGGTCAAGGAAGTGGGTTCGGAACGGGCCATAGTGCACAAATTGGCGCCACATTTGGTACTCCCCGAAAAGATGTTGCTTCCATTGATTGAAAACGGGTCGTATGGTAAATGGCTTACCTCCATAGGACTCAAAGTGTACGACATTCTGGCCCAGGTTACGGGTGATGACAAACGCCAGATGTTGGAAAAGAAGGAAGCCTTGAAACTGGAACCGCTATTGCCCAAGAAAATTTTAAAAGGTGCCGGGTACTATGCCGAATATAGGACCGATGATGCCCGTTTGACCATTGAGAACATTAAGACCAGTTTACAATTCGGGGCCGTGGCGTTGAACTACGGGAAGGTCGAGGATTTTGAATATACGAACAATGTCATTTCCGGAGTCAAAGTAAAGGACGTTATTTCCGGCAACGATTTTACCATCAAGACCAAATACGTCATCAGTGCGGCCGGGCCTTGGGTAGATGAGTTGCGGAGCACCAATAATTCCAAAAAGGGCAAGCGATTGCATTTGACCAAAGGGGTACACTTGGTATTTCCATTCGAGAAATTGCCCCTTAAACATTCTACGTATTTTGATGTTCCTGATGGACGTATGATGTTTGCGATTCCTCGTGGTAAGGTCACCTACGTGGGCACTTCCGATACCAATTATAACAATGACAAGGATGAAGTGCGGACCGATTTGACGGATGCTGTGTACATCATTTCAGCGGTCAATAATATGTTTCCGGATATCGAATTGGAACTCGATGATATCGTTTCTTCATGGGCCGGACTTCGACCACTCATCCACGAAGAGGGAAAATCAGCTTCCGAGTTATCTCGAAAGGATGAAATCTTCACTTCGGATACCGGACTGATCAGTATAGCAGGCGGGAAACTTACCGGTTATCGAAAAATGGCGGAACGGGTGGTGAACCGTATCGTAAAAAAAATGGAAGAAAACAGTACCGAGATTAAAGAATGCCATACCGAAGAGATTCCGCTGTGCGGAAACGTCGATTTTAAGAAGTTCAAGCACGTCACTAAATATATCGATTCGCTCTACGAAAGAATCAAATCGGACGGTTTTGCACATTATGATGCTTGGTTTTTAGTGACCAATTATGGCAAACAGACCGAGTCGATTCTGGATATATACGAAAATCTAGATGATACCGATAAGTATATTCGTATGGCAAAAGCGGAACTACGTTTTGGTATCGACTACGAAATGGTGCAGAACCCTATGGACTTCTTTATTCGTAGAACAGGACGCCTATATTTCGACATTGATAGTGTACGTTCATTGATGGGGCCGATTTTAGCGGAATTCAAAACCATCTACGGTGTCGATGATGCACAATTGCTGCTTTGGAAAGAAGAATTGGAGACCATACTTGACGAGCATTCCAATTTTTCTTTGGAGCGGGTGTAA
- a CDS encoding nicotinic acid mononucleotide adenyltransferase codes for MKTIQLLLGFVLAGALLASCTTDVIIEDEFIEESAFNTAVVLESYDLWYVDINATRGNGEVPFLQRAFTISFNNGVVYANNNIVGIGKTGNGFGIDVGTFGTFNGAVEIDHDVDGLWLLDVFAVNANTLELRDPRSGTSYFINGYQTNNFDYDFVFYDNIDYFIQEFDAWEKTYTSQEGALNDFDDENFLQFLPTLFRSSIDAPGTSFNNLQWDFQGDYEVYDVENDETLKTLTLGYDGMGNDYFELYVINDSTAELYHPDSGTTYEFRGRGYQEYLKSGKSTVEKKRKKTSRPVMKVKRSKK; via the coding sequence ATGAAAACGATACAATTACTTTTAGGATTTGTTCTTGCCGGTGCACTACTGGCTTCTTGTACCACCGATGTCATTATCGAAGATGAATTTATCGAAGAATCAGCATTCAATACGGCCGTAGTATTGGAGTCATATGACCTGTGGTATGTTGATATTAATGCGACACGGGGAAATGGCGAAGTACCCTTTTTACAGCGCGCCTTTACCATCTCCTTTAATAATGGCGTAGTTTACGCGAACAACAATATTGTAGGTATCGGCAAAACAGGAAATGGTTTCGGCATTGATGTGGGAACCTTCGGAACCTTTAATGGTGCCGTTGAGATAGACCATGATGTAGACGGACTTTGGCTCCTTGATGTTTTCGCAGTAAATGCGAACACGCTCGAATTACGAGATCCACGCTCTGGAACTTCGTATTTCATCAACGGGTATCAAACCAACAATTTCGATTACGACTTTGTCTTCTACGATAACATCGATTATTTTATTCAAGAATTCGACGCTTGGGAAAAAACCTATACGAGTCAAGAAGGCGCATTGAACGATTTCGACGATGAAAATTTTCTGCAATTTCTCCCTACGCTGTTTCGATCATCGATAGACGCTCCCGGAACGTCCTTCAATAATTTACAATGGGATTTTCAAGGCGATTATGAGGTGTATGACGTAGAAAACGATGAAACGCTCAAAACTTTAACACTTGGTTACGATGGTATGGGCAATGATTACTTTGAACTCTACGTTATTAATGACAGTACCGCAGAATTGTATCATCCCGATAGTGGAACCACGTACGAATTTCGGGGAAGAGGATACCAAGAGTACTTGAAATCGGGCAAAAGCACGGTTGAAAAGAAACGAAAAAAGACTTCAAGACCGGTAATGAAGGTTAAACGAAGTAAAAAATAA
- a CDS encoding AraC family transcriptional regulator, with translation MKIQLESISPESKSPFRLMHDPKLNHLFYWHFHPEFELVYIEGASATRHVGEHISTYTESDLVLIGSNIPHLNFDHGVKTSYRKEVLHIKSSFKEDFVAQMPELQSLNRLLELSRYGLAFSGQTKKNVGELMKRLHRLPPFDFFMATIDILKKLSDSGDFTMLHKKPFVNTYSKKEQSRIREIYALIDERYQGKITLEEVAALCNLSKPAFCRYFKKATGSTFVGFLNQYRISQAKRLLLLGKNVGETCYECGFESLSYFNRTFKKVTGENPSEFRKRLVIGSRKMASES, from the coding sequence ATGAAAATCCAGCTTGAAAGTATCAGTCCCGAGTCAAAAAGTCCGTTTCGACTGATGCACGACCCGAAGCTTAATCACCTTTTTTACTGGCATTTTCATCCCGAATTCGAACTCGTATATATCGAAGGCGCCAGTGCTACCCGTCATGTTGGGGAGCATATCTCCACCTACACCGAAAGCGACCTGGTTCTCATCGGCTCGAACATTCCCCATCTCAATTTTGATCATGGTGTAAAAACCTCATATCGTAAGGAAGTGCTTCACATTAAATCCTCATTCAAAGAGGATTTTGTAGCGCAAATGCCCGAACTGCAATCACTGAACCGATTGCTGGAGCTTTCCCGATACGGATTGGCATTTTCGGGACAAACAAAAAAAAATGTGGGCGAACTCATGAAGCGATTACACCGATTGCCCCCTTTTGACTTCTTCATGGCGACCATCGACATTCTTAAAAAACTGTCGGACAGCGGCGATTTTACCATGCTGCACAAAAAGCCATTTGTAAATACATACAGTAAAAAAGAACAATCGCGTATACGGGAGATTTATGCTTTAATAGACGAACGCTACCAAGGCAAGATTACCCTCGAAGAAGTAGCGGCTCTTTGCAACCTCAGCAAACCTGCGTTTTGCCGCTATTTTAAAAAAGCGACGGGCAGTACCTTTGTCGGCTTTTTAAACCAATACCGTATTTCACAGGCGAAGAGGTTACTTTTACTAGGAAAAAATGTAGGTGAGACCTGCTATGAATGCGGCTTTGAGAGCCTTTCCTATTTTAATCGGACGTTTAAAAAAGTGACTGGGGAAAACCCTTCCGAGTTTCGCAAGCGCTTAGTTATCGGTTCAAGAAAAATGGCTTCCGAGTCCTGA
- a CDS encoding DUF421 domain-containing protein, which yields MDIFTKIELSVILKMLVAGICIYVYITLVTKIAGKRTFAKMSSFDFAVTIAMGSILADAVNKPGSSLMPAFISIAILAILQVVFAKLRSSSDKFENAISNTPILLMKDGEIFHENLKKALVSQADLMGKLREANVLQLSQVRAVVFETTGDISVLHNKDETPIDKIIMNDVVS from the coding sequence ATGGATATTTTTACCAAAATAGAATTATCGGTCATCTTAAAGATGCTGGTCGCAGGAATTTGTATTTATGTATACATCACACTCGTCACGAAGATTGCCGGAAAACGGACTTTCGCCAAAATGAGCAGTTTCGATTTTGCCGTAACCATAGCCATGGGCTCTATTCTTGCCGATGCGGTCAACAAGCCAGGGAGTAGTTTAATGCCCGCGTTCATCTCTATAGCGATTCTTGCCATACTTCAAGTCGTTTTCGCCAAGCTGCGGTCTTCCTCCGATAAGTTTGAAAATGCTATTTCGAACACGCCGATCCTGTTGATGAAAGATGGAGAAATCTTTCATGAAAATTTAAAAAAGGCATTGGTCAGCCAAGCCGACCTAATGGGAAAATTACGGGAAGCCAATGTCCTACAGCTTTCTCAGGTAAGGGCTGTGGTATTCGAAACTACAGGTGATATTTCAGTTTTACATAACAAAGATGAAACGCCTATTGATAAAATCATCATGAACGATGTAGTTTCCTAG